The following proteins are encoded in a genomic region of Candidatus Neomarinimicrobiota bacterium:
- a CDS encoding FAD-dependent oxidoreductase encodes MSDLTRREFLCRSIVIAAGIASVSCEDNDHDSETVEDSPGMLTGDRPLKKVVIIGAGMSGLVAGYELTRAGHEVTILEARDRVGGRVLTLRTPFADGHHAEAGAARIPPDHDMTLGYAEHFGLTLDPLYPPSGLYVDLSDGNRSFIPAADFLEGRPWPGSVLHKEYVKIRDGMDRLPYAFAESLTDQIHLSTPAETIEQTDNGVTVSVSDGSSFSADRILCTVPLPVLSKIYFTPQLSPEKTAAMRGNYNYAASTRVFIQFANRFWESEGLNGWGYSDWPEEIWQPTWDREGPRGIIMSYLRYSRAVEVDRLSEEERISHVLDRWDDVFPNVNDHMEGGTSHSWVLEKWSGGAWASPTAEQDAELGSHIGKAEGRVHFAGEHASDYHGWMQGALVSGLGAAREIHEAD; translated from the coding sequence ATGTCTGATCTGACGCGTCGCGAATTTCTGTGCCGGAGCATAGTGATTGCGGCCGGTATCGCATCCGTCTCTTGCGAGGATAACGATCACGACTCCGAAACGGTAGAGGACTCACCGGGAATGCTCACGGGAGACCGCCCCCTGAAAAAGGTCGTCATTATAGGAGCGGGGATGTCCGGACTGGTGGCCGGCTACGAGCTGACCCGGGCCGGGCATGAGGTGACAATTCTGGAAGCGAGAGACCGCGTGGGGGGGCGAGTGCTCACCTTGCGCACGCCGTTCGCCGACGGACATCACGCCGAGGCCGGAGCAGCACGCATCCCGCCGGATCACGACATGACACTCGGATACGCCGAACACTTCGGCCTGACGCTCGATCCGCTCTATCCCCCATCGGGTCTGTATGTGGATCTGTCAGACGGAAACCGCTCGTTTATCCCGGCGGCCGATTTTCTCGAAGGCCGACCGTGGCCCGGATCGGTGCTGCATAAGGAGTACGTAAAGATTCGTGACGGAATGGACAGGCTACCTTACGCCTTCGCCGAATCCCTCACGGATCAGATTCATCTTAGTACGCCCGCCGAGACGATCGAGCAGACGGATAACGGTGTCACCGTGAGTGTGTCTGACGGGAGCAGCTTCAGTGCCGATAGAATCCTTTGCACGGTTCCGCTGCCGGTATTGTCAAAAATTTACTTTACCCCGCAGCTTTCACCTGAAAAGACAGCTGCCATGCGTGGAAACTACAATTATGCCGCATCCACCCGAGTATTCATCCAGTTCGCCAACCGGTTCTGGGAGAGCGAAGGGCTGAACGGCTGGGGATACAGCGACTGGCCAGAAGAGATATGGCAGCCGACGTGGGACCGGGAGGGACCCCGCGGCATAATCATGTCGTATTTGCGCTACAGCCGTGCCGTTGAGGTTGACCGGCTCAGCGAGGAAGAACGGATCAGCCACGTGCTTGATCGATGGGACGACGTTTTCCCCAATGTGAATGATCATATGGAGGGCGGCACGTCGCATTCGTGGGTGCTGGAGAAGTGGTCCGGAGGCGCGTGGGCGTCCCCCACTGCTGAGCAGGATGCGGAACTGGGTTCACACATCGGCAAGGCTGAAGGACGCGTCCACTTTGCCGGTGAGCACGCCTCAGACTATCACGGCTGGATGCAGGGAGCCCTCGTCTCCGGACTGGGGGCAGCGAGGGAAATCCATGAGGCAGATTAA